The genomic window TATCCTCTTTTTGGCAAACGGTTGATTCCTCTCACTATAACCTCGATTGTGGTTCTCGGTCTACTGTTCGCTTTTACATATTTACCGCAAGTCGCTTTTTTGGCTATATGGCATGGACCAGGAGCATGGTTTAATGCGGTTTTCCTCGTGCTTGGAGAGGGACAAGTATTGATCGCGTTGTTGTTTGAAGCACTATTGGTGGACGAAACATTGGTTGATGTTTTCGATGTATGTAttcctccttctttccaatcGCAGAACTAATGGGATTTAAAACAGGCAACACTTATTAAAGAAGGTCTCGTCGACCTCGTTTCCCCTTCGCGAATTCTCCATCACGATGCCCAGAATGAAGTTAAAATGCTCGGAAAACCAACCACATCCGCAGTTTACTCACCGTTTTCCTTTCGACAAATAGCGGAATTTGTTATATTCCTCCCTCTTAATTTTATACCCATAATTGGAACACCTGCCTTCTTGGTCTTGACGGGTGCGAGAGCAGGTCCTTTACACCATTGGCGATATTTTAAATTACGGGGTTTgacgaagaaggaaagaaagagagaagttAATAGTAGGAAGTGGAAATATACTTGGTTCGTTATTTTATGTTCGTCatatatgaagatatactaATAGTAAATAGGTTTGGAACAGTTGCTTTACTATTGCAACTTGTACCTGTGCTTTCGATGTTTTTCCTACTGACTTCAGCAGTTGGATCGGCATTGTGGGTGGTGAAACTGGAGGAACAAAAACGATTGAATGCAGCGGATAGGTTGGTTAATAATGCTGGGCTTCCTAatattggagattttgatgaagaagcgCCTCCTCCATACGCTGATGACCCAATATAATTCTTAcataatttatatttcgaTTGATAATTAAAGATCATATTTCTACTAGGTTTTTGGTCCAGTCCAGAAAAGACTCGTCCCTCTTAACATGTAGTTTGACCAATATTATCCACAGTGCCATCTACCCCAATCTCATAAGACAGTCAAATTCGTCGCTTTCAAATAACATAACGATCCAACAATCTACCCTCATCAACCTCCCTTTTCCCatcctacctacctacctaatcaatcatccaaaccccaaaacaTGACCCAAAAACACTCGATCAATTCACCAAAGAACAAATAAACCAAATCCCCTGTtaccaaaaatcaaatccagATCCAGATCCAAATCTACAccccattcatcatccataccGCAAAACAGAATCTCTCACTAGCCATAACCCAACAATTTATCCAACATATCACATTATAGATATCTTCGGATAAGCTGAGAGGTATCTGGCACAACTGTTTACACAAGAAGAATATGGAAGACATCgcacccacgaattgcgCGAGTCCTGATTCATCTAATCGTATTCTATCCaaagagctagctatctatgtatgtatgtatttatgtgtATACAggggatagatagatagtagACCTTATATATACGATCTACTACAAAAAGCTAGCTCATCTCTTTCGCACCCTTTAAGAGCGTTATCATAGTCgctattgaaataaattattcattGCGTTCACATTATAATCACTGGGTGAGTTGTGtagtggaagaagaagaagaagaagaagaagaagaagaagaagaagaagaaagttatCACTTACAGTAACTCGAGCGAGCTCGGTAAACGATATTGATTGGGGTTAAGCGAGAGATTTTTCATAACTACatacatgatatgatatggtgaggttgggttgggttgggttaacgaatggatggatggatggatgtactAGATTGTATGTTCCCTTTGAAAGGTTTCTTATAGtaatatgtttttttttttttttttggttttttatgctttcaatatccaacatccaacatccaatatccaatctaaacataaacataaatacaaatacaaacacAAATATCTACATAAACGATCCATCCACACACTCCACAGACCCGTAGAACCGCAATCGAGACTCCGGAGTAGAGTGAAAAGTCGAGTATTCCTTATAGCTAGGTATGTGCATGAGTATTTCTTGTTTGtatctattattatagttatgCATAgttatacatgtatatatatatatatatcgatagATTATAGATCACAGACTGTGAACCACAAACTACGAACTACAAACGACGGTgtaaaggaaaaaaaaaagaaggaagagaaaaaagagagattGCTATactttaatttattttattcgtGGTATGATACTTATACTAATTATATGGTTTGAACGTTTTGTGTgtcttatttatttattttcgtATATAAGTTAGTTAAACTTAAACTTGTATATATAAGGTtggatatgtatgtatggtatggtatggtatgtatgtgtgtgtatatgtatacaatttcaaaagtattcACAGCCACGCActcattattatttttctcaagctcaagagatagaaataaatctaccctctctcctctctcccctcccctcacacgccccccctcctccccctaACAAACGCCCCCAGTCCTCCCACCACCCTCCCAAATCCCTGATCCTCCTCCTTCACCCCCTTCACCCCCTCTCTAATCCAACCCGCCAATTTCCCcctcaccccctcccccctaAACCTCTCATCCACCATCAAAATCCCCGCCCAATCTCCACGATGTCTAATCGCTCTCCCCACACTCTGATTCACCGCTCGCATGCATACattttcaaagaaatctttcgcttcttctttggctttGTGGGCGATCTGTGCTTGGATCTCGTGTGGAATgggtatttgtatttgtggTTCCGTATTTTGGCTTCTTCCCGTCTCTCCATTTTCTACTTCTtcgtctttttctttttccacaTATCCACCCTTCAGCCCCAACCTtgtcaaagaagaagaagcagaccCTAAATAATCACCCGACAACCTCGCCACCGCACTCTCCTCCACAAACCTCAACCTTCTCCTCCACTCCGCCGTCCTAGCATTCGGAAACGGCAACCCAACAATCACAACCGCTCTCCCCAAATCATCCGAGAAATTAATGCCCTCGCTCAACTTTCCCCCCACAACACTAAACAGCAACCCGCCCTTCCCCTCTGCAATCGCATTTCCATATCTCCTCAAGATCTCCTCCACACTCTCTTCTTTCGCTTCGCGCACTAccgttttcttttcttctaatCGTTGGAGTAGCGATTTGGGTTTACTCGTACTATTATTATTGCCCTGCTGAACAACCGCAAATCGCGCAAGAATCGTATCTAAAACCCTGTAACTGGGGAAGAAAACTACCACACCCCCTGGAACAACCGTACAAACATTTACCAGCACTCTTCCTAgctcatccatcatctctgTATTCGCACGGTTTTCAAATGTCCATTTGAAGGGATATCCCGTGGGGCCTTTGGAGACCACACTCGCGAAGAGATTACTCGACGGGATGACGTGGCCGCAGGAGagagttttgattttatgGGCCGGGAcggaaggaaagagaatagATGTGTAATCTGAAAAAGGCGACATTGTTCCACCGGCGAGAATGACGGCGCGGGCGGAGGAAACAATAGAATCGAAGTGGATAGCGGGATTGAGGAGTTGAAATTTAAGGGTGACGTCGTTCTCatgtttgagaaagaagagttggCCTTCGGATGTGGGGTGAGTGAGGGCGAGGAGGAGAGATGTTAGGGTATGCAGAATGGGGGTTGATTTGGGGGGACCTTTGTTTTTGGACGAGGAGACGGAagtttgtggttgtgatatTCGGATGTGGTCAGTGTAGGATTCGACTTTGCGTGCTAATTTACTTTCTTGGAGATAGCGAATTAATTTGAAGAGATCGATCTGGTCGGCTCCTTTTCCGGATAGTAGGTCTTTTTGAGAAACTACTCCATCTATTGCCTATTACATTTGTTTGTTAGCTATCTTGTACTCATTGATCGATCTCGTGCTCCTTCTTCACATTCCTCAAACTAAATCCCCAGACtccaaataaaaaaagaacagAACCTACCGATCCCTCCAACATCCTCACCAAGTAACCCACCAAGCTATCCACCACCCTAATCGTCTGCGCCACATAAATCCTATTCTTCCCCCCCAACCTCTTTGCAAACTTTCGAAAATAATTCCCCAACATTTCCTTCGCTAACTTCAACTCCCTCAACTCCATTTCCGTCCCATAGATCCCCGCAATCGCATCCATCAAATTATGGGCCTCGTCAATAATAACCACATGTCCCTTCAAACTAATCCCGAGCGCTTCTCTCGCGCTCTTTTGCAAAAGTAACGGGTAAGGCAATGTGACTATTTCCGCGGGTTTGATGGCTGCTCTAGAGGCATAGTATGGACAGATTGAGATTTCTTTCCCCAGAGAACCCATATCCTCAATATCGCGGATCGTAGCAAGCGCATGATCGCGAAAGGTGTTGACGAGGGATTTGTTATCTTTATTGGGTAGATGAGGACATTTTTGTTCTTTGGGAGTTGAAGATTGTTGAAGCTCAGCGCAACGTTCGTTGATCGCGGTGACGGAATTGAGTTTATTTACTTTGGGGTTTATGCACAGATTTTTGCGGGAACCAAGGGTTAGATGTTTGAGGTGTTCGTGAAGGggttctttcttttcgtctGATGCTTTTGAGGACGTGTCTGATGGAGGTATAGATGGTGGGAATTCTACTCGTCGAAGTTCGTTAATAAATTGAGTTAGCTGAGAATGAGTTCTTGAACAGTAAAATATCTATTAAACGTCAGTAATTATCATGGAATGATccaaatttataaaaaccttcatctcatcatctggttcttcatcttcatcttctactcCTTGACTCCACAACCCAACacttttcttcaactccaGCGTTTCTTTCGAAAAAATAGTCTCATCTCCGGTTCCTTTCTTCCCGCTACCCCCAGCCTCCCCATCACTATCCCAATCGTCCAATAAAAACTCATCTTCGTTTTTACCAGCACTCTCTCCATTCACATCCCCATTTCCATCCCCCccaatcttcctcctcttcccactCCTCCCATCTCCTTTTCCAGCCATCCTATCTCtatccttcctctccctctctctgATCCTCTCCAacctcctctccatctcctccctcctcgaAACCAACTcccttttcctcctctccctcgcCGCTTCAATCACCCACTCCGGTTCCGTCGAGCTTGCAATACCCTCTCCATTCCCTCCATCCCCACCCCCACCCCCCTCAAGCAACCCCTCAAAAACTCTCCCCTTCCACCCCCTCAACCACGTCACCCCGCCACAAATCAAACTCAGACTCTTCCCCGTCCCCGTCGGACTCTCCAAAATCCCAATCTTGCCCTCTTCCAAAACCTCCCACACCGTTTGCATAAACGTTTCTTGGATCGGATACGGCGTGTACGGATGATGCCAATCTCTCCCCGGACTATGAATCTCAATCTCCGTATCCATGTCCGAGGTATTGTTGGAGAGATTCATTATCTGCCTGTTGCtgtgaaatttgaaatgatttgaGAAGTCGGTCAAGAGTCCAGTTATCAATCTCAGAAAATCGAAGGAACACCTCAAGACTGAACTGACAAGTAACAAAATCGTGAGTCCCCAGATATCAACCCTCTTCTCAAATAGTCTTTTGGCTTGTGGCTCGTGGCTCGTGGCAcgaagatattgatgtttACCCCGGTATTTTCAAGGGAGACGCGCTTTGTCCAAATTTCGATTCGCGAAGTCACGTCTTTTGGCGCAAAGTGTAATCAAATGACAAGTGGATATATCTACGTAGTAAGCATCTGTTTCCACATAGATACTGTTGGCAGATCGATTGGTAAGTCTAATGAATTCATGAGTTATATGTgcttataaaattaaatgaaaagatAAGAGCTTACCATCTCATTTATGTAAAGAAGGCACTGAAGCTGGAATACGGTTG from Botrytis cinerea B05.10 chromosome 15, complete sequence includes these protein-coding regions:
- the Bcchl1 gene encoding Bcchl1, with the translated sequence MNLSNNTSDMDTEIEIHSPGRDWHHPYTPYPIQETFMQTVWEVLEEGKIGILESPTGTGKSLSLICGGVTWLRGWKGRVFEGLLEGGGGGDGGNGEGIASSTEPEWVIEAARERRKRELVSRREEMERRLERIRERERKDRDRMAGKGDGRSGKRRKIGGDGNGDVNGESAGKNEDEFLLDDWDSDGEAGGSGKKGTGDETIFSKETLELKKSVGLWSQGVEDEDEEPDDEMKIFYCSRTHSQLTQFINELRRVEFPPSIPPSDTSSKASDEKKEPLHEHLKHLTLGSRKNLCINPKVNKLNSVTAINERCAELQQSSTPKEQKCPHLPNKDNKSLVNTFRDHALATIRDIEDMGSLGKEISICPYYASRAAIKPAEIVTLPYPLLLQKSAREALGISLKGHVVIIDEAHNLMDAIAGIYGTEMELRELKLAKEMLGNYFRKFAKRLGGKNRIYVAQTIRVVDSLVGYLVRMLEGSAIDGVVSQKDLLSGKGADQIDLFKLIRYLQESKLARKVESYTDHIRISQPQTSVSSSKNKGPPKSTPILHTLTSLLLALTHPTSEGQLFFLKHENDVTLKFQLLNPAIHFDSIVSSARAVILAGGTMSPFSDYTSILFPSVPAHKIKTLSCGHVIPSSNLFASVVSKGPTGYPFKWTFENRANTEMMDELGRVLVNVCTVVPGGVVVFFPSYRVLDTILARFAVVQQGNNNSTSKPKSLLQRLEEKKTVVREAKEESVEEILRRYGNAIAEGKGGLLFSVVGGKLSEGINFSDDLGRAVVIVGLPFPNARTAEWRRRLRFVEESAVARLSGDYLGSASSSLTRLGLKGGYVEKEKDEEVENGETGRSQNTEPQIQIPIPHEIQAQIAHKAKEEAKDFFENVCMRAVNQSVGRAIRHRGDWAGILMVDERFRGEGVRGKLAGWIREGVKGVKEEDQGFGRVVGGLGAFVRGRRGGV